Sequence from the Clostridium butyricum genome:
TTTACTCCCTTAGGTCCTGAGAAAATAGAGCCTTTCTTTAATTTTCTATTGAAATTTATCGAAACATTGAACGAAGAGTTATTGATACGCTCTAAAACAGTTCCTTTACTTAAAGCTTTAGCTTGAGATGTTACATCCTTTGGAGTATAAGAATCCATTTGGATAACAGTATCTGCAATATCAAAGTAGTCACCAGAACTTCCAACAACTAATATTGTAGAAATGCCGAGTTTATCATAAAGTGATTTAACTATTTCAATAAATGGAGTTATAGGTTCCTTTTCTCTACTTACAAGCTTCTGCATTATATTATCACGAATCATGAAATTTGTAGCTGAAGTATCTTCATCAATTAAAAAGACTTTAGTATCGGATTCAATACCCTCAATTATATTTGCAGCCTGTGAAGTACTTCCACTTGCATTATCCGTACTGAATTTTTTTGTATCTTTTCCATTAGGAAGGTTATTTATAAATAGAGATATATCAGTATTAGTTATAAATCGTCCATCTTCTGCCCTTACTTTAAGGGCACTTTCATCAGTTATAACATACTCACGTCCATCACCTTCGATATGATTGTATACTCCAAGTTCCAAAGCCTTTAAAACTGTAGATTTACCATGATATCCACCACCTACAAATAATGTTATTCCTTTTTTAATACCCATACCTTTTAGTTTGCCTTTAAATGGTAAATTTATTTCAATTTCCATAGATTTCGGAGAACTGAATTTTAGACCATTTTTTAATGGTTTTGTAGAAATCCCGCTTTCACGAGGAAGTATAGAACCATTTGCGATAAAAGCAACTAAATTATTCTCTTTAAGATATTTTCTTATGTAACTTTGATCTTCACTTAATTCTATTCTATTTTTAATAGAAGATTTATTAAGATTATCATAAATAAGAGTGTTATCTATTATTTGAGGTAAAAATTCAAAAAGAATTTTTTCTAATTCTCTAGATAAAACAGTTCTTCCTCTTGCAGGAAAACCTACTTCAAATCTGACTTGAACCTCATTGGAAGATATTATTATAGCGGTTCTTTGAAGAATTTCCTGATCACATTTACTTATGCTTATAAGTCCGCTTTTTCCTGAACCAAACACTTTAGAAGAAAATTTATTAATGTTTGAATAAAATAACCTTGTAAGATAATCTTCTAAAGCAATTTTTTTATAATCAGTATCAAAAAGTTCAACAGGAAATTTAGCTGTTTCTTGATTCATTATTATTTGTATTTTTGATGGTGAGGCAAAAGGATCACCTTGAACATGATCTATACTTAAAATGTAATTTTTAAAATTATATTTATCAGCTAATGATTTATATGAACCATAGCTTTTTCCATCAATAGAAGAAAGCAATTTTTTTAAATCTAATGAATTTTTCATTGCTATTTTCCTCCCTTAAGCTCACTAAAACATTCATCAATTATTTTTTCACTCATTCGTCTATAAAGATTACTCATACTTACAAATGCACATACTAAAAGAAATTTTTCTTCAAAGTCACCTAGTTTTTCATCTTTATTTTTGATAAGTTCATTTACATGATTTGAAATATTTGTAGATGAAATATCGAAGTTTTCTAGATTTGAATCATAAATTTTTAAAAATGATTCATAAATATCATAAAGAGGATAATCTTCATCTTTAGAAAATGATTCTATTATAGGATCAAACATGGTTTTTATATCTGTTAATGATAACGCTCCTTTTAAGTTGTAAATAAGTCCAATAAGAATCATATGTTCTTTTGTATACTTTTTATTTTTAATTTTCATTAGAAGATTACCTTTAGCATAATTGTTAATCATAGTTTTAGTAAGAATTTTATCATCTTCATTTCTTTTTGTGTAATTTAATTTACTTTCAAAAAGCTGTATTACTTGATCCATATAAAGATCAATTTCAGGAAAATCATCTAAATTAATATTAGTAGAAGATTTTTGAGAATTTATATAATTGTCAATATCAAAGTTGTTCATAAAATTTCACTCCCTACATAGTAATTAAAACTACGTGTTGTATTATAAATATAATATTAATAGAAAATAAGAGATAATTCAAGCATTCTTAGGAGAAAATAAATATATACTAAAAAAATAAATAAAAATCAGTCTTGCCATATAGATGTTTATATGAAATAATTTCTATAATGGTAAAAGGTAGTTTTTAAAACTACGTGGGATAATTTAGGAGGAATAAGAATGGAGAAATATTTAAGAGAACCTGTTAATGGATTAACTCATTTGATTGGAGCAGTATTATCATTTATAGCATTAATTGCGATGATTACAAAATCATATTTAAGAGGAAGTTCACTTGTTACTTTTTATTCGGTGTTATTTTTTGGAGTAAGTATGATTTTACTGTATAGTGCATCAAGTATATATCATTCAGTAATAAGTAGTGAAAAAGTAATAAAAGTACTAAAGAGATTGGATCATTCAATGATATTCATATTAATAGCAGGATCATATGCTCCGTTCTGTTTAGTAGCATTAAGTGGGAATGTAGGATTCAATTTATTTTTAGCAGTAACAATATGTGCAGTAGTTGGAATTGGGTTCAAGTTATTATGGATAACATGCCCTAAATGGTTAAGCAGTACTATGTACATAGGAATAGGCTGGTTTGCTATTTTTGCAATTTATCCAATGTCAAAGGTTTTACCTGCAATAGCTTTATTTTGGTTAGTATTAGGTGGAATTATGTACACTATAGGTGGAGTAATTTATGCATTTAAAAATGAAAAGATAAGAATAGGTGCTTTTGGAAATCATGAAATATTTCACTTATTCATAATGGTTGGTACTTTGTGTCATTTTATATGTGTGTTCTTCTATATTATATAAAAAGTGAATTTGATATAAGTATAATAAAAAGGTCTGTTGTATTTTTTGCAACAGACCTTTTCTTTAAAATATTAAATTAGCGCAAAGAACAATTATAGGTAAACTAACAAGTGTTCTTTCTAAGAAGATTAATATTAAATCTGTGAATTTAACAGGTATTTTTGAACCAAGTAAAAGTCCTCCAATCTCAGACATATAAATAAGCTGAGTGACAGATATACATGCAACTATAAATCTTGTCATTTCATTTGATATTGTTGAAGCTAGAACTGATGGTATAAACATATCAGCAAAACCAACAACAAGTGTTTGAGAAGCAGCAGCGGCTTCTGGGACACCTAATAAATTAAGAAGAGGAATAAATGGTGTACCTAATACCTCAAAGAATGGTGTATATTCAGCTATTATTAATGCTATACCGCCCATAGCCATTACTATAGGTAAAACACCAAGCCACATATCTATAACATTTCGTATTCCATCAGCAAAAAAGCCTTTTATACTTGAATTATCTTCTGCTTTTTCAAGTGCTTTTTCAAGGCCATATGTAAATGCAGTATATCCAGAAGGAATATTATCCATATCCTTTTTTGGCGCCGATCCATCAATATATGTATTAGATTTTCTTGATAAAGGTGGAATTCTTGGAACTATTATGGCTGCAACTATTCCAGTAAGTGTAACAGTTAAGTAAAATGGAACAAACATATGACTAAGTCCTACTTGAGTAATAACCATTAAACTAAAAGTTATTGAAACAGCAGAAAATGATGTTCCTATAATTGAAGCTTCTTTTTTTGTATAGAAACCATCTTCGAACTGTTTACTTGTTAAAAGAATTCCGATGGTACCATCTCCAAGCCAAGAGGTAATACAGTCAATGGATGATCTTCCAGGAAGTTTGAATATTGGTCTCATTACTTTTGTTAGTAAAGCTCCAACAAATTCTAATAATCCATGGTTAAGTAATAATGGTAAAAATAAACCAGCAAAGAAGAATACAGAGACTAATAGAGGTAAAAGGCTGAATAAAACCATTCCTCCTGTTGAATCAGACCATATAAACTCAGGTGCTAATTTAAAGTATGTAAGTATTGATAAGATCATTCCAATTATTCTTCCAGTCATCCATATTGGAGTAACATTGAATAATGAATTTAAGATTTTGTTATCAGTTTTGTAAAATTTAATCACTATACTTCCTATAGCCGAAATAGAAATTAGAATTGTGACAATCAATGGAAGAAAGTCATTAAAAAGTTCTACTAACTTATTCGATAAAAATGCAATTGGAATAGTGAATTGTCCTTCGATTTTAAATGGTGTCATAAATAATAGAACTCCAATTAAAGAAGGAATAATAAACTTTAATAAGGAAGATATTCTATAATTACATTTTGAATTATTATTCATTTTTATCACCTTTTTCTTTATAAATATACAATAAGTACTATTCTAATATATAAAAACAAAAAAAGATAGTATTATTTTATAGTAATTTTAAGTATTTATACAAAAATATTAAAAACGAAAGAATGATGTTTATTATTGTGTATTTAATCTAAATAAATAATTAGACTGTAGTCTATATTGATAACCTATATGGGCTATAGTAAGATAAAATATAGAAGTAAATAAATAATATTGAGGAGATGTAGCTATAATGGGCTTTCGTGAAAATTTAAAAAATGCAAAAAGAATAGTTGTAAAGGTAGGAACATCAACATTAACTTATGATAATGGAAATATTAATTTGTGTAGAATAGAGAAATTAACACGAGTTATTTCAGATATTGTTAATTCAGGCAAAGAAGTTGCGCTTGTATCATCAGGTGCCATTGGTGTTGGTGTTAATAAATTAAAATTAAAAGAAAAGCCCGTAACTATAAGAGAAAAACAAGCAGTTGCAGCAGTAGGACAATGTGAGCTTATGCATATATATAGTAAATTTTTTAGTGAATATAGTCATACTGTAGGACAAGTGTTGCTTACAAGAGATGTAATAGAAGATGATCATATAAGAGAAAATGTAATAAATACGTTTGAAACATTATTAGAAAACAAGATAGTTCCAATTGTAAATGAAAATGATACAGTATCAATAGATGAGATAGAGAATATAGTTAGATTTGGAGATAATGATAATCTTTCTGCAATAGTTTCGGTGTTGACTAATGCAGATTTATTAATCATATTATCAGATATAGATGGATTTTATGATAGTGATCCAAGAAACAATGAAAGTGCACAACTTTTATCACAAATAGAAAAGATAACACATGAATTAGAAGAGTGTGCAGGCGGAGCTGGTTCAAAACTAGGTACAGGCGGTATGGTTACAAAGCTTACGGCTGCAAAAACAGCTATAGAGGCTGGTGTAGATATGATTTTAGCTAATGGAAATGAACCTGATATTATAAGGGATATATTAGACGGAAAAGAAATAGGAACATTATTTGTTGGGAAATCAAATTAATGGTATAAAGTAGTTTTAAGAATTTTAAATTACATATAAATCTTTGATTTAAATCTGTAGAATAATAAGGATTTATTTAATTATAAATAGATAGGGGTGTATAAAATGAGTATATTAGAAACAATGGGAAAAAAGGCAAAAGAAGCTTCGTATGAGTTAGGAGCAGCATCTACGAAAGAAAAAGATAAGGCATTATTGGCTATGGCTCAAGAATTGATTGAGAATACAAATGAAATACTTGAAGCTAATAGGATTGACTTAAAAAATGCAGAAATTAAAGGGACACCAAAGGCTATGTTAGATAGACTAGCTTTAGATAAGAATAGAATAAAAGCAATGGCCGAGGGTCTAAAAGAGGTCGTAAATTTACAAGATCCGGTTGGAGAAGTGGTTTCTATGTGGCAGAGACCAAATGGATTACAAATAGGTCAAAAGAGAGTTCCTATGGGAGTTATAGGAATAATTTATGAATCTAGACCAAATGTAACATGTGATGCAGCAGGATTATGTTTGAAGACTGGAAACGCATCAATATTAAGAGGTGGAAGTGATGCTATTAACTCAAATAAGGCTATAATGGTAGCTTTAACTAAGGGTATTGAAAGAGCTGGTCTTCCAAAGGAATGTGTTCAGTTAATAGAAGATACAAGCAGAGAAGTTGCTACTGAAATGATGAAATTAAATGAATATATAGATGTGCTTATCCCAAGAGGTGGAGCAGGGTTAATACAATCTGTAGTTAAAAATGCTACAGTTCCAGTAATAGAAACAGGTACTGGAAATTGTCACATATATGTTGATGAATCTTGTGATTTTGATATGGCAGTTAAAATCGCTGTAAATGCAAAGGCATCAAGACCATCAGTATGTAATGCTGCAGAAAAATTATTAGTTAATGAAAAGATAGCTAAGGATTTTCTGCCAATAGCAGTTAAGGTCTTAAGAGAAAATGGAGTTGTACTTAGAGGTGATGAAGCATCACAAGCTATTATTAATGATATTGAAAAGGCTAATGAGGAAGACTGGAGCAAAGAATATTTAGATTATATTATGGCTGTTAAAATAGTAAAAGACGTTGATGAAGCTATTAATCATATAAATAAATATGGAACTGGTCATTCAGAAGCAATAATTACTGAAAGCTATAAAAACTCTCAAAAGTTTTTACAAAGAGTTGATGCAGCAGCAGTTTATGTAAATGCATCTACAAGATTTACTGATGGTAGTGAATTTGGTTTTGGAGCTGAAATTGGAATAAGTACTCAAAAGCTTCATGCAAGAGGACCTATGGGCTTAAAAGAACTTACAACTATAAAATATATTATTTATGGTAATGGACAAATAAGATAAGAATTTATAGATAGTTAAAATACATGTTATTATCTATACAGCTAAAGGGTTATACTTTATTGTAATAATCCTTTAGTTTTTAGTTTATAAAAACCAATATAATAAAGTTAAATATAATAGAAAAATTTAGATATAAACACATTTAACAGTAGTAAAATTTATAGTATAATTATTATGAAAACGTATCAAAAATCGAAAAAAGGGGGCTGACTTAATGAAAATAGCATTAATAGCACATGATAAAAAGAAACCTATAATGATAGAATTTGCTAAAAAAAATAGAGAAATATTATCAAAATATGAATTAATAGCAACAGGAGAGACAGGAAGGCTTGTTTCTGAAGCAACAGGACTTGAGGTTAAGCAATATTTAGGAGGACCATATGGTGGAGACCAACAAATAGGAAGTCGTATAGCTGAAAATAAAGTTGGATTAGTAGTATTCTTTAGAGATCCACTTACAGCACAACCACATGAACCAGATGTTTCCGCATTACTTAGAGTTTGTGATGTACATAATGTTCCAGTTGTAACGAATCTTGCATCTGCTGAATTAGTAATAAAAGAATTTTAAATTATATTTTTATATAAAAATATAATTTAACCAAACTAAAAAAAGTGCTTATGTTTATCATAGGCACTTTTTTAGAAAACAGTAGTGTCATCAGAATAAATTAGGTCAGCTCAGAATGGAACTACTGTAACTGCCTAAAAATTCTGAATATTTGTGTAATTAAATAATAACACATTTTAATAAAAAAAACAATTAGTAATACGATATTTGTTAAAATATTTATTTTTTATTAAAAATAATATCAAATATTAAATAAAAAAATATTAAATTAAAAGGGAGAAATTTATTATGTTTAATTTTAAAAATAATATAACAGAGCAAGTTGTTAATGATATTGCATTATTAAAAAATGTTAATGAAAAATTTAAGATAGATAATAAAACACTAGAAAAGATAAAATCTATAAATTTCAGAATAAACACAGGAAAAACTACTTTTGAAGAGATAACAAGATTAGTACTAAATTCTGTTATTCAATTAAGTAGTTTAGATTTACAATTAAAAGATAAAGAAGAAATTATAACTAAAATATCAGATAATTTAGTAAATATGATTAATGAAATTTCAAATGTTTCTGAAATTACTACTCATACCTCAGAAGAAGTTACAGCAGCGCATAGTAGTATGACAGACAATATAACTGCATTATCACATAATACTTCTAATTTATTAGAGTCAGCAAAAACAAGTGAAAGAAATTTACTTGAGATAAAGAAGTTTTCTGAAGAAGCTATAAATTATTCTTCTGATATGAAAAGTGATATGAATAATCTTACAAATGTAATTCAAAATATACAAAATGTTATTTTAGATATAAATGAAATATCTGAACAAACCAATTTATTAGCACTGAATGCATCTATTGAAGCATCAAGAGCTGGAGAAAGTGGACGTGGATTTGCAATTGTAGCAGAGGAAATAAGACAACTTTCGGATGAAACAAAGAATCTTATAGGAGGAATGAATGAGTTTTTAACATCGATAAGACAAGCATCTAATACAAGTAATTTTAGTGTTGATAAGACTGTAAAATCACTAGAAAAGATAAATGAAAATCTAGATGTAATTGTAGAGACAGGTAAACAAAATAGAAGAGATATAAATAATATTACAGAAACTGTGAGTATGCTTGCTGCCAATAGTGAGGAGATAAATACATCTATAGATGAAGTTACTCAAAGCATTAAAAAACTAGATAATGATATAGATATTTTGAATGGAAGTGCAAGTGATTTAAAAGAAGTTAGTAATGGATTAAGCAATGTTATAAGTCCCGTAATTAATATGGAATCCGATTTAGATAAAGCATCTAAATTAATAGGTAATATGGTTAAAGATGTGTATTATATGACAAGTAATGATCTATTTATAGAGACGGTAAATAAAGCTATTGAAGCACATAAAGTATGGGTTAAGAATCTTAAAAACATAGTAGATACAAGGAAAATAATACCGTTACAAACTGATTCTCATAAATGTGGGTTTGGACATTTTTATTATAGTATGTTACCAAACAACAAGGAGATATTATTAATATGGAAAGGTATAGAAGAAAAACATACAATGTTACATAATATTGGAGCTGATATTATAAAAAGAATAAAATCAGGTCAAGATGTATCAAGCAATGATTACATAAAAGCAGAAAACATATCAAAAGAACTTATAAATGAGTTTAATGAAATTATACATTTATCCAATAATTTAAGCAAAAGTAATATTAATGTATATGATAAAGAATAAAATCTGTATTAAATATGAATAATTATACCATATTAATGAATAAATATGCTATAATAAGGGTAGTATAAAGTTTTTATATGTACAAAAAATATCCAATAGGGTGATTATAAAAAAATTAGTATTAAAACTATCCTTATTTATCTTGACATGGAATACGCTATCTACTAGAATGGTAGAAAGAGAAAATTTAAAATAAAGTTAAGATGCACTTTAACTTGGTCCTGTGAGGCCAAAAAGGTAGTATAACTATGATATTTAAATATTCAACGGTGAATTTCATAGCTTATTTTTTGAAGCCAAATATATAGATATATCACAGGATAGTGAAGAGAGCAGAATACTGTATCCCTTTATTATCCTTTATTTTTATATAAAAATCTTCGTAAGGTGTAGTTTTAGCAAATTATATTTTGTAGGAGGCTTGAACATGAAGGCAAAGCTTATATTAGAAAATGGTATGATTTTTGAAGGTAAAGCTTTTGGTTATCTTAAAGAAAGTGTTGGAGAAGTAGTATTTACAACTGGTATGACTGGATATCAGGAAGTATTAACAGATCCATCATATTATGGTCAAATAGTAACTATGACTTACCCGCTAATAGGAAATTATGGAATAAATCTAGAAGATATGGAATCTGACGGAATAAAAGTTAGAGGTTTTATAGTAAGAGAAAAATGTGATTTACCAAGTAATTTTAGATGCGAATTAGAATTAGAAGACTTCTTAAAGCAAGGAAAAGTAATTGGTTTAGAAGGAATAGATACAAGAGCATTAACTAAGGTTTTAAGAAACAACGGAACAATGAGAGGAATCATCGCATTAGAAGATTTAGATGATGAAACTGTAAAAGAAAAAATAGCTAATTTCTCAAATACAGAAGCTGTTAAAAAGGTTACAACTAAAGAAGCATACACTATTGATGGTAGTGGAAAACATGTTGCAATAATGGATTTTGGAATTAAAACAAACATAATAAGAAATTTCCAAAAAAGAAACTGTAAATTAACAATCTTCCCTGCAACAGCAACTGCAGAAGAAGTACTAAATGTCAATCCGGATTTGGTATTTTTATCAAATGGCCCTGGAGATCCTGAAGATTTAGATTTCGTTATAGAAAATATTAAAAAAATAGTTGGTAAAAAACCACTAGTTGGAATATGTTTAGGACATCAGTTATTAGCATTAGCACTAGGTGGAAAAACAACTAAATTAAAGTTTGGACACAGAGGATGCAATCATCCAGTAAAAGATTTAGAAGAAAATATAGTTCATATAACTTCTCAAAATCATGGATATGTTGTTGAAACATTACCAGAAAATATGGAAGTTACACATGTTAATATAAATGATGGAACAGTAGAAGGAATGAAGCACAAGGATTTACCAATATATTCGGTTCAATTCCATCCAGAGGCATCAGCAGGTCCAAAGGATAGCGAATACATATTTGATAAATTTTTAAAGTATGCACTTTAGGAGGTTAGTGAGAAATGCCATTAAATAAAGATATAAAAAAGGTTTTAGTTATAGGATCAGGTCCAATAGTTATAGGTCAGGCAGCTGAATTTGATTATTCAGGAACTCAAGCCTGCGAAGCGTTAAAGTCAGAAGGAATAGAAGTTGTACTTGTAAATTCGAATCCGGCAACTATAATGACAGATAAGGAAGTTGCAGATAAAATTTATTTAGAACCATTAACTTTAGAGTTTTTAGAAAAAGTTATAGCTAAGGAAAAACCAGACAGTTTACTTGCAGGAATGGGTGGTCAAACAGGACTTAACCTTGCTGTGGAATTATATGATGCTGGAATATTAGATAAATATAACGTAAGAGTAATTGGAACATCTATCGAATCTATTAAAGAAGGTGAAGATAGAGAATTATTCAGAAACATGATGAATAGAATTGGAGAACCAGTTATAAAGAGCGAAATCGTAACTGATTTACAAGCTGGTATAGATTTTGCTAATAAAATAGGTTACCCAGTTATAGTTAGACCTGCATATACGCTTGGAGGCTCAGGCGGAGGAATAGCTGATGATGAAGAAGAATTAAGAACAATCTTAGAGTCAGGTCTTCAATTAAGTACAATAGGTCAGGTTTTACTTGAAAAATCAGTTAAAGGTTGGAAAGAAATAGAATACGAAGTAATGAGAGATTCTTATGGAAACTGTATTACAGTATGTAATATGGAAAACATAGATCCAGTTGGTATACATACAGGAGACAGTATCGTAGTTGCGCCATCTCAAACACTTTCAGACAAAGAATATCAAATGTTAAGAACAGCATCTATCAATATTATAAATGCAGTTGGAATTGAAGGTGGATGTAATGTTCAATTCTCCTTAAATCCAAATACATTTGAATATGCAGTTATAGAAATCAATCCTAGAGTTTCAAGAAGTTCAGCCTTAGCATCAAAAGCAACAGGATACCCTATTGCAAAACTTGCAGCTAAGATTGCACTTGGATATGGATTAGATGAAATAAAGAATGCAGTTACTCAAAAAACATATGCATGCTTTGAACCAACACTAGATTACGTAGTAGTTAAGATTCCTAAATGGCCATTTGACAAATTCTTTGGAGCTGATAGACAGCTTGGAACAAAGATGATGGCTACTGGTGAAATCATGGCAATTGGAGCTAATTTTGAGCAAGCATTCTTAAAAGGTATTAGAAGTTTAGAAATTGGAAAATACTCTTTAGATCATAAGAAATTTAAAGAACATAGCATGTCTCAATTAAAAGAATTAGTTATGAAGCCAGATGATGAAAGAATCTTTGCTTTAGCAGAAATGATAAGAAGAGATTATAGAATAGATAAGATAAATAAAATCACTGGTATAGATAAGTTCTTCTTAGAAAAAATCAAATGGATTATAGATGAAGAACAAAGATTAAAATTAAGCAAAATTGAAGATTTAGATAAAGAATGGTTATATGCATTAAAGAAAAAAGGATTTTCAGATAAAGCAATAGCTGATATGTTAAAGGTTAGTCCTGATGATGTATATAGATTAAGAGACATCTGGAACATAAAACCATCATATAAGATGGTTGATACTTGTGGAGGAGAATTCGAAGCATTATCACCATACTATTACTCAACTTATGAACAATATGATGAAGTTGAAGTATCAGATAAGAAGAAAGTTATAGTTATAGGATCAGGTCCTATTAGAATAGGTCAAGGTATTGAATTTGACTATGCTTCAGTTCACTGTGTAAAGGCATTAAAGAAATTAGGAATTGAAACTATAATCGTTAATAACAATCCAGAAACAGTAAGTACAGATTTTGATGTATCTGATAAGTTATATTTTGAACCATTAACTGAAGAAGATGTTTTAAATATAATTGAAAAAGAAAGACCAGATGGAGTAATACTTCAATTTGG
This genomic interval carries:
- the carA gene encoding glutamine-hydrolyzing carbamoyl-phosphate synthase small subunit, whose translation is MKAKLILENGMIFEGKAFGYLKESVGEVVFTTGMTGYQEVLTDPSYYGQIVTMTYPLIGNYGINLEDMESDGIKVRGFIVREKCDLPSNFRCELELEDFLKQGKVIGLEGIDTRALTKVLRNNGTMRGIIALEDLDDETVKEKIANFSNTEAVKKVTTKEAYTIDGSGKHVAIMDFGIKTNIIRNFQKRNCKLTIFPATATAEEVLNVNPDLVFLSNGPGDPEDLDFVIENIKKIVGKKPLVGICLGHQLLALALGGKTTKLKFGHRGCNHPVKDLEENIVHITSQNHGYVVETLPENMEVTHVNINDGTVEGMKHKDLPIYSVQFHPEASAGPKDSEYIFDKFLKYAL
- the carB gene encoding carbamoyl-phosphate synthase large subunit translates to MPLNKDIKKVLVIGSGPIVIGQAAEFDYSGTQACEALKSEGIEVVLVNSNPATIMTDKEVADKIYLEPLTLEFLEKVIAKEKPDSLLAGMGGQTGLNLAVELYDAGILDKYNVRVIGTSIESIKEGEDRELFRNMMNRIGEPVIKSEIVTDLQAGIDFANKIGYPVIVRPAYTLGGSGGGIADDEEELRTILESGLQLSTIGQVLLEKSVKGWKEIEYEVMRDSYGNCITVCNMENIDPVGIHTGDSIVVAPSQTLSDKEYQMLRTASINIINAVGIEGGCNVQFSLNPNTFEYAVIEINPRVSRSSALASKATGYPIAKLAAKIALGYGLDEIKNAVTQKTYACFEPTLDYVVVKIPKWPFDKFFGADRQLGTKMMATGEIMAIGANFEQAFLKGIRSLEIGKYSLDHKKFKEHSMSQLKELVMKPDDERIFALAEMIRRDYRIDKINKITGIDKFFLEKIKWIIDEEQRLKLSKIEDLDKEWLYALKKKGFSDKAIADMLKVSPDDVYRLRDIWNIKPSYKMVDTCGGEFEALSPYYYSTYEQYDEVEVSDKKKVIVIGSGPIRIGQGIEFDYASVHCVKALKKLGIETIIVNNNPETVSTDFDVSDKLYFEPLTEEDVLNIIEKERPDGVILQFGGQTAIKLANFLKEQKVVTLGTTADQIDMAEDREKFDELLEKLEITRPKGKGIWSLEEGLEEARRLGFPVLVRPSYVIGGQGMEITHDEEELTFYLENAFAKDKKNPILIDKYLMGREIEVDAISDGENVLIPGIMEHLERAGVHSGDSVTMYPSQNITDDMKGRILDYTKKLALEIGIKGMINIQFIEFEGNLYVIEVNPRASRTVPYISKVSGVPIVDLATNVMLGAKLTDLGYGVDIYKEPELVSVKVPVFSTQKLPNVEVCLGPEMRSTGEVLGVGRNVKEALYKGFVGANMYPSKEKGKILATINKHDKPEFLEIAKQLAKVGYTFIATQGTCKLLEEAGIKVEEVRKINESEPNILDVVKHREVDLVINTPTKGNDSNRDGFLIRRAAVERNLGVITALDTLRAIADVELEKFDENKNLEVFDIAEI